From a region of the Brevibacterium siliguriense genome:
- a CDS encoding GNAT family N-acetyltransferase, whose protein sequence is MSAILRPWKSGDAEALAGVYERADDALLSNIPDDRTIVGAQTWITSITDAEAAGDLCARAIVHDGDRSEQRILGKVMASGIERRHSSAWISYWAVAEARGHGLVSAALRSFVDFLHDELGIYRLELGYRVNNPASAAVARNAGFIIEGREREKLLYDGVRYDTEVCARLSGDPRHPGLRMPIAAPH, encoded by the coding sequence ATGAGCGCAATACTCAGACCGTGGAAGTCGGGCGACGCCGAGGCACTGGCCGGGGTGTATGAGCGTGCCGATGACGCCCTGCTGAGCAACATCCCCGACGACCGCACGATCGTCGGTGCCCAGACATGGATCACAAGTATCACCGACGCCGAGGCAGCTGGTGACCTCTGCGCTCGGGCGATCGTCCATGACGGGGACAGATCAGAGCAACGGATCCTCGGCAAGGTCATGGCCTCAGGGATCGAGCGCCGGCATTCGAGCGCCTGGATCTCCTATTGGGCCGTGGCTGAAGCTCGAGGCCACGGTCTGGTCTCGGCGGCGCTGCGCAGCTTCGTCGATTTCCTCCACGACGAACTCGGGATCTACCGGCTCGAACTCGGTTATCGCGTGAACAATCCGGCCTCGGCCGCAGTTGCACGGAACGCGGGCTTTATCATCGAAGGCCGTGAACGGGAGAAGCTGCTCTACGACGGCGTCCGCTATGACACCGAGGTCTGTGCTCGTCTCAGTGGAGACCCGAGGCACCCCGGTCTGCGAATGCCGATCGCCGCACCTCACTGA
- a CDS encoding acyl-CoA dehydrogenase family protein, whose translation MSYTPWPLTDEQHDILDLVSGFAHDTVRPAGRRVDEADTESPVDIFRAAAKLGITDFMIPEAFGGGGYTDVFTQCLVQEQLCFGDPGIGNFVCSNGFFADPILALGTPEQKEEWLRPLTGPDPKITALATTEPGSGSDSASIITRADAVDGGYVLNGQKAWISNAGLADFYVVFAKTDPTRRSRGISAFLLPRETEGMEFGAPMKKMGQRAIVCREIFFSDAFVPTSNRLGEEGQGFYGLMRTFDISRVVLGAAALGTARAAFEYARDYARERTQFGQKIIDHQAVAFRLADMSSRIDAAWLQVLNAARMLDAGDAVDRQRMSAAAAMAKLGASETAMFCTWAAVQTLGGWGYSREHPVEQWMRDAKLEEIEEGTSDIMRLLISRNLG comes from the coding sequence ATGAGCTATACACCTTGGCCGCTGACCGACGAGCAGCACGACATCCTCGATCTCGTGAGCGGATTCGCCCACGACACGGTCAGACCTGCCGGTCGCCGCGTCGACGAAGCCGACACCGAATCGCCCGTGGACATCTTCAGAGCCGCCGCGAAACTGGGAATCACCGACTTCATGATTCCCGAGGCATTCGGCGGCGGCGGGTACACCGACGTCTTCACCCAATGCCTCGTCCAGGAGCAGCTGTGCTTCGGGGACCCGGGGATCGGGAACTTCGTGTGCTCGAACGGCTTCTTCGCCGACCCGATCCTCGCCCTGGGCACGCCGGAGCAGAAGGAGGAGTGGCTGCGCCCCCTCACTGGTCCGGACCCGAAGATCACTGCCCTGGCAACGACGGAACCCGGCTCCGGATCGGACTCGGCCTCGATCATCACCCGCGCGGATGCCGTCGACGGCGGATACGTGCTCAACGGGCAGAAGGCCTGGATCTCGAACGCGGGACTCGCCGACTTCTACGTCGTCTTCGCCAAGACCGACCCGACTCGGCGCTCGCGTGGGATCAGCGCCTTCCTCCTACCTCGGGAGACCGAGGGGATGGAGTTCGGGGCGCCGATGAAGAAGATGGGGCAGCGGGCCATCGTGTGTCGGGAGATCTTCTTCTCCGATGCCTTCGTGCCCACGTCGAACCGCCTCGGCGAGGAGGGGCAGGGTTTCTACGGACTCATGCGCACCTTCGACATCTCACGGGTGGTGCTCGGGGCTGCGGCGCTCGGCACGGCACGGGCGGCCTTCGAATACGCGCGTGACTACGCGCGGGAGCGCACGCAGTTCGGGCAGAAGATCATCGATCATCAGGCCGTCGCTTTCCGGCTGGCGGATATGTCCTCGCGCATCGATGCCGCGTGGCTGCAGGTGCTCAACGCGGCGCGGATGCTCGATGCCGGTGATGCCGTGGATCGGCAGCGGATGAGCGCCGCTGCGGCGATGGCGAAGCTGGGTGCCTCGGAGACGGCGATGTTCTGCACCTGGGCGGCCGTGCAGACGCTGGGCGGATGGGGGTACTCGCGGGAGCATCCCGTCGAGCAGTGGATGCGCGATGCCAAGCTCGAGGAGATCGAAGAAGGCACCTCGGACATCATGCGGCTGCTCATCTCTCGCAACCTCGGGTGA
- a CDS encoding tetratricopeptide repeat protein translates to MSKAKIGAIIVSVVLVFYFVLMGQRAWILVREPAMIPTIMGIALFVLPIIGAWTLIVELVFGARTEKLARILGEEGGLPVDDLPRTPGGKIIREAADREFVKYQAEAEAAPEDWRSWFRLSCAYDASGDRKRARATMRKSISLFREGQKQGA, encoded by the coding sequence ATGTCGAAAGCCAAGATCGGGGCGATCATCGTCTCCGTCGTCCTCGTCTTCTACTTCGTGCTCATGGGGCAGCGGGCGTGGATCCTCGTGCGCGAACCCGCCATGATCCCTACGATCATGGGCATCGCCCTGTTCGTCCTGCCCATCATCGGCGCATGGACTCTCATCGTCGAACTCGTCTTCGGCGCCCGTACGGAGAAGCTCGCGCGCATCCTCGGGGAGGAAGGCGGACTGCCCGTCGACGACCTGCCTAGGACGCCGGGCGGGAAGATCATCCGCGAGGCCGCCGACAGGGAATTCGTGAAGTACCAGGCCGAAGCCGAGGCCGCACCCGAGGATTGGCGGTCCTGGTTCCGACTATCGTGCGCCTACGACGCAAGCGGCGACCGGAAACGGGCGCGCGCCACGATGCGCAAATCGATCAGTCTTTTCCGGGAAGGTCAGAAGCAGGGCGCTTAG
- the dapB gene encoding 4-hydroxy-tetrahydrodipicolinate reductase: MSIRVAVIGAKGRMGSHAVDAINDADGLELVAALGSSDSLETLLEQNIDVAVELTVPKSTEENVTFLVENGVDTVVGTTGWDNDRLARLEGTLKDHPKTAVLIAPNFSIGAVLAMRFAELAAPYFDSAEVVETHHTRKLDAPSGTANHTAQRIAAARDAAGLPAVPDSTESDPLGARGAVIDGIHVHAIRQQGMNAHEEIHFGSDGEALTIRTDSHSTSAFMPGIVTAVRSIADYTGLIHGLENILDL; the protein is encoded by the coding sequence ATGAGCATTCGCGTAGCCGTCATCGGAGCCAAGGGGCGGATGGGATCCCACGCCGTCGATGCGATCAACGACGCCGACGGACTCGAACTCGTCGCCGCGCTCGGCAGCAGCGATTCGCTGGAGACCCTGCTGGAACAGAACATCGACGTGGCCGTCGAACTCACCGTGCCCAAATCCACCGAGGAGAACGTCACCTTCCTCGTCGAGAACGGCGTCGACACCGTCGTCGGCACCACCGGCTGGGACAACGACCGCCTGGCCCGGCTCGAAGGCACACTCAAAGACCACCCGAAGACCGCGGTTCTCATCGCCCCGAACTTCTCGATCGGTGCGGTCCTGGCGATGCGGTTCGCGGAACTCGCCGCCCCCTATTTCGACTCCGCCGAGGTCGTCGAGACCCATCACACCCGCAAACTCGACGCTCCCTCGGGCACCGCGAACCACACGGCCCAGCGCATTGCCGCCGCCCGCGACGCAGCCGGACTCCCGGCTGTCCCTGACTCCACGGAATCCGATCCGCTGGGTGCGCGGGGTGCGGTCATCGACGGCATCCACGTCCATGCCATCCGCCAGCAGGGCATGAACGCCCACGAGGAGATCCACTTCGGCTCCGACGGCGAAGCCCTGACCATCCGCACCGACTCGCACTCCACCTCGGCGTTCATGCCCGGCATCGTCACCGCCGTACGGTCGATCGCCGACTACACGGGGCTCATCCACGGCCTCGAGAACATTCTCGACCTCTGA
- a CDS encoding superoxide dismutase, whose product MAEQYTLPELPYDYSALEPHISARIMELHHDKHHATYVKGANTAVEQLAEARESGNLAAVPKLTRDLAFNLGGHVNHSIFWNNMSPDGGDKPVGELAAAIDDQFGSFDKFREHFTTAATTIQGSGWAVLVYDQLGGNLFIEQLKDQQSDIQLGGTPVLQLDMWEHAFYLDYQNVKPDYVKAWWNIVNWADAGARFDRAVAQTKGLLLG is encoded by the coding sequence ATGGCTGAGCAGTACACACTTCCGGAACTGCCCTACGACTACTCCGCTCTTGAGCCGCACATCTCGGCTCGCATCATGGAGCTGCACCACGACAAGCACCACGCCACCTACGTCAAGGGCGCCAACACCGCCGTTGAGCAGCTGGCCGAAGCACGCGAGTCCGGCAACCTCGCCGCTGTGCCGAAGCTGACCCGCGACCTCGCATTCAACCTGGGCGGTCACGTCAACCACTCGATCTTCTGGAACAATATGTCCCCGGACGGTGGAGACAAGCCGGTCGGTGAACTCGCCGCAGCCATCGATGACCAGTTCGGTTCCTTCGACAAGTTCCGCGAGCACTTCACCACTGCTGCCACCACGATCCAGGGCTCCGGCTGGGCCGTGCTCGTCTACGACCAGCTCGGCGGAAACCTCTTCATCGAGCAGCTCAAGGACCAGCAGTCCGACATCCAGCTCGGCGGCACCCCGGTTCTGCAGCTCGACATGTGGGAGCACGCCTTCTACCTCGACTACCAGAACGTCAAGCCTGACTACGTCAAGGCTTGGTGGAACATCGTCAACTGGGCCGACGCCGGCGCACGTTTCGACCGCGCAGTCGCTCAGACGAAGGGCCTCCTCCTCGGCTGA
- a CDS encoding TetR/AcrR family transcriptional regulator: MSPRPAQPAAAAEAKKAAIIAAALGQIVDRGPTAVRMADVAKAVGMSVGTVQYYFGSRDALLAAAFSAHSDAVLKDIADMANPDGKNTGEGTEASSPRSRLHAAFTAVHEVGNHGQRSRIWIELVTAARTHASLQDCVDSVFEGWRSLFSRIIGDGIRTGDFTLYGLTVTEVVDTFIAIIDGFDLAAVAGQGTEPTTMARILGSTAHGLLSGGSAGAAATHPDPHNPVRS, from the coding sequence GTGAGCCCGCGCCCGGCCCAACCGGCTGCCGCAGCCGAGGCGAAGAAGGCGGCGATCATCGCGGCCGCCCTCGGCCAGATCGTCGACCGAGGCCCCACGGCTGTGCGCATGGCCGATGTGGCGAAAGCGGTCGGCATGTCAGTCGGGACGGTGCAGTACTACTTCGGGTCACGCGATGCCCTACTCGCCGCAGCGTTCTCTGCCCACAGTGATGCGGTGCTCAAGGACATCGCGGACATGGCGAACCCTGATGGCAAGAACACGGGCGAAGGGACAGAAGCCAGTTCGCCTCGGTCCCGTCTGCACGCGGCCTTCACCGCCGTCCACGAGGTCGGCAATCACGGCCAGAGGTCGCGGATCTGGATCGAACTCGTCACCGCGGCACGCACCCACGCGAGCCTGCAGGATTGCGTCGACTCCGTCTTCGAAGGGTGGCGCAGCCTGTTCTCACGCATCATCGGTGACGGCATCAGGACCGGAGACTTCACCCTCTACGGGCTCACCGTCACCGAGGTGGTCGATACGTTCATCGCCATCATCGACGGTTTCGACCTCGCCGCCGTTGCCGGACAGGGAACCGAGCCGACGACGATGGCGCGCATCCTCGGCTCGACTGCGCACGGCCTGTTGAGTGGTGGGAGTGCGGGCGCCGCTGCGACGCATCCGGATCCGCACAATCCGGTCCGGTCATAG
- a CDS encoding oxidoreductase, with amino-acid sequence MSQLFPHLFEPITIGSTTIRNRIVSSGHDTVLDENGHIGDELVAYHEARAKGGAGLIVLQVSGVHETARYTSHVLMATDDSSVPGYQNVAEAVHRHGATIFAQLFHPGREVMDGERGMAPRAKAPSDEPQERFKVVPETLTTAEVRGIITGYGHAAKRIADSGIDGVEIVASHGYLPIQFFNPAVNTRTDDYGGSPENRRRFLTEVAQTVRAAVGPDVVVGVRISGEEKTEDGLVATEILDLIEHLDSLTSDGVDCLDYFSITAGDSSTLQGAVHIVPSMQIDPGYAANLSEQVKKITAKTVMVAGRINQPHEAEAAIAEGRTDMAIMTRAMICDPEIANKSESDKVDEIRACIGCNQACIGHFQQGVPISCIQYPESGRELTFLPRPTVRTRDRVLVIGGGPAGLKAAAVAAEQGDEVVLCEKEPHLGGAVLLAQELPYRSEFGGAATNLSAEAARAGVDIRTSVPATQDLITEVVPDHVIIATGAEQRMPAFEIADDALVIGARDYLRKSPDLPPGRVLVADWKGDWIGLGIALRLAEAGRHVSLATAANFAGAQVQQYTRTLLVSQALRTGRMRFVNDVRLVGVDADTGYLQSTLCEVVHEVDDVAATIVSGAPRSVPVDLDFGAASVTVIGDALAPRTVEEAVYEGLTAATALAERRTPVTA; translated from the coding sequence ATGTCACAGCTGTTCCCGCACCTCTTCGAACCCATCACCATCGGTTCCACGACGATCCGAAACCGCATCGTCTCCTCCGGTCATGACACCGTGCTCGACGAGAACGGACACATCGGCGACGAACTCGTCGCCTACCATGAGGCCCGGGCGAAAGGCGGAGCCGGACTCATCGTCCTCCAGGTCTCCGGCGTCCACGAAACCGCCCGCTACACCAGCCACGTCCTCATGGCCACCGATGACTCCTCCGTCCCCGGTTACCAAAACGTCGCCGAGGCGGTCCACCGCCACGGAGCCACGATCTTCGCCCAGCTCTTCCACCCTGGTCGCGAAGTCATGGACGGCGAGCGTGGAATGGCACCACGGGCCAAGGCTCCGAGCGACGAACCGCAGGAGAGGTTCAAGGTCGTCCCCGAGACACTGACCACCGCTGAGGTCAGAGGCATCATCACCGGCTACGGACACGCCGCGAAACGCATCGCCGACTCCGGAATCGACGGCGTCGAGATCGTCGCCAGCCACGGCTACCTGCCCATCCAGTTCTTCAACCCCGCCGTCAACACTCGCACCGACGACTACGGCGGCAGCCCGGAGAACCGCCGCCGTTTCCTCACCGAGGTGGCCCAGACGGTCCGCGCCGCCGTCGGACCCGACGTCGTGGTGGGCGTGCGGATCTCCGGTGAGGAGAAGACCGAGGACGGCCTCGTCGCCACCGAGATCCTCGACCTCATCGAACACCTCGACTCCCTGACCAGCGACGGCGTCGACTGCCTCGACTACTTCTCGATCACCGCCGGCGATTCCTCCACCCTGCAGGGCGCCGTCCACATTGTGCCCTCGATGCAGATCGACCCCGGCTACGCCGCGAACCTGTCGGAGCAGGTCAAGAAGATCACCGCCAAGACCGTCATGGTCGCCGGCCGCATCAACCAACCCCACGAAGCCGAAGCCGCGATCGCCGAGGGCCGCACCGATATGGCGATCATGACCCGCGCGATGATCTGCGACCCCGAAATCGCGAACAAATCCGAATCCGACAAAGTTGACGAGATCCGCGCCTGCATCGGCTGCAACCAAGCCTGCATCGGCCACTTCCAACAGGGTGTGCCGATCTCGTGCATCCAATATCCCGAATCGGGCCGGGAACTGACTTTTCTTCCCCGACCAACAGTGCGCACCCGCGACCGAGTCCTCGTCATCGGCGGGGGACCGGCCGGACTCAAGGCCGCCGCAGTCGCCGCCGAACAGGGCGATGAGGTCGTCTTGTGCGAGAAGGAGCCCCACCTCGGCGGAGCGGTGCTGCTGGCTCAGGAACTGCCGTATCGGTCCGAATTCGGGGGAGCGGCGACGAATCTTTCCGCCGAGGCGGCCCGCGCCGGCGTCGACATCCGCACCTCCGTGCCGGCCACCCAGGACCTCATCACCGAGGTGGTCCCCGACCACGTCATCATCGCCACGGGAGCCGAACAGCGCATGCCCGCCTTCGAGATCGCCGACGATGCGCTCGTCATCGGGGCTCGCGACTATCTGCGCAAGTCCCCGGACCTGCCGCCGGGCCGCGTGCTCGTCGCCGACTGGAAGGGCGACTGGATCGGACTCGGCATCGCCCTGCGGCTGGCCGAGGCCGGGCGACATGTGAGCTTGGCGACGGCGGCGAATTTCGCCGGTGCCCAGGTCCAGCAGTACACGCGCACCCTGCTCGTGTCCCAAGCGCTGCGGACCGGTCGGATGCGATTCGTCAACGACGTGCGCCTCGTCGGAGTCGATGCCGATACCGGTTACCTGCAGTCCACTCTCTGCGAGGTCGTTCACGAGGTCGACGATGTCGCCGCGACGATCGTCTCCGGTGCTCCGCGATCTGTTCCGGTCGACCTCGACTTCGGGGCCGCCTCGGTGACGGTGATCGGCGACGCCCTGGCACCGCGCACGGTCGAAGAGGCCGTGTACGAAGGGCTGACCGCGGCCACCGCCCTGGCCGAACGACGAACACCGGTCACGGCGTGA
- a CDS encoding heparan-alpha-glucosaminide N-acetyltransferase domain-containing protein, protein MSSHPADSHRTRDANSTATPARPVRRLSPDGRLIGLDLARGIALLAMMVTHIFALGDETGMPTWAAVFAGRASALFAVLAGCSLVLSTRSRMAESGRLRDAAPSVLIRAAAIVLIGLCLGSISGLLAVILVNYGIMFALALFFLRLRARALFAIAGVWMALSPVVSMWVRSTLLLEPSYLPMGFFDLATPSTMLTDLFLTGYYPVLQWLSYILLGMAVAKLDIGRHLLALFTTGLGLFVLGRGASWLLLHVVGGDAALVEDSQMWGTDLTAALFTGSYGVTPATSWWWLAIAGPHSGTPFDLLSTGGTAVMTIAACQAAAVLLGRQSWVLAPLSAPGSMPLSVYSAHVVLLEITRSQIVGNPMEESATTGEQTLEFVIHALTFVLLPLLWKTFVSTRGPLEGGIAGIIRVASPGPKRPASDLPGKD, encoded by the coding sequence ATGAGCTCTCACCCGGCGGACTCCCACCGAACGCGCGATGCGAACTCCACGGCCACCCCGGCGAGGCCGGTCCGTCGACTCAGCCCCGACGGACGGCTCATCGGGCTCGACCTCGCCCGCGGGATCGCGCTGCTGGCGATGATGGTCACGCACATCTTCGCACTCGGAGACGAAACGGGAATGCCGACCTGGGCGGCGGTCTTCGCCGGACGGGCCTCGGCACTGTTCGCGGTCCTCGCCGGCTGTTCGCTGGTGCTCTCGACGCGGTCCCGGATGGCGGAGTCGGGCCGGTTGCGCGATGCGGCGCCGAGCGTGCTCATCCGGGCGGCAGCCATCGTCCTCATCGGGCTGTGCCTGGGATCGATCTCCGGACTGCTCGCGGTCATCCTCGTCAACTACGGGATCATGTTCGCTCTCGCCCTATTCTTCCTCCGGCTGCGGGCCCGTGCGCTGTTCGCGATCGCCGGAGTCTGGATGGCCCTCTCTCCCGTCGTGTCGATGTGGGTGCGCTCGACGTTGCTCCTCGAACCGAGCTATCTGCCGATGGGCTTCTTCGACCTGGCGACGCCGTCGACGATGCTCACCGATCTCTTCCTCACAGGCTATTACCCGGTGTTGCAGTGGCTGTCGTACATTCTGCTCGGCATGGCCGTGGCGAAGCTCGACATCGGCCGCCACCTGCTCGCACTGTTCACGACTGGGCTCGGCCTTTTCGTCCTCGGCCGCGGTGCCTCGTGGCTTCTGCTCCATGTCGTCGGCGGTGATGCCGCGCTGGTGGAGGATTCGCAGATGTGGGGCACGGATCTCACTGCGGCCCTGTTCACCGGCAGCTACGGGGTGACTCCGGCGACGTCGTGGTGGTGGCTGGCGATCGCGGGACCGCATTCGGGGACGCCGTTCGATCTGCTCTCCACGGGCGGAACCGCGGTGATGACGATCGCCGCCTGCCAGGCCGCGGCAGTGCTCTTGGGTCGCCAGTCATGGGTGCTCGCACCGCTGTCGGCACCGGGATCGATGCCATTGAGCGTGTATTCGGCCCATGTCGTGCTGCTGGAGATCACGAGGTCTCAGATCGTCGGCAATCCGATGGAGGAGTCCGCGACGACGGGTGAACAGACGCTCGAATTCGTCATACACGCTCTCACATTCGTGCTGCTGCCTCTGCTATGGAAAACATTCGTCAGCACCCGCGGCCCGCTGGAAGGCGGAATCGCGGGCATCATCAGGGTGGCGTCGCCGGGTCCTAAGCGCCCTGCTTCTGACCTTCCCGGAAAAGACTGA